A stretch of the Deltaproteobacteria bacterium genome encodes the following:
- a CDS encoding acyl-CoA/acyl-ACP dehydrogenase codes for MGTDLDRLFFREDAADDAAKGVLNVVRQWAEREVISRRQEYREHYETLFREKRKNLELDIGLQRLTLPENRGGFGWDGTTDCPRVTSVLLETGKADAAEGFMLAVTYVFLALLTRVPAQSERALSSFAPRYGGEGLQTTALVLPAAGFSDVETPLFGGRAMTAVLETAGNATSLTGRNLRPCACGAIADSFGIAAADKEGRAVWAVIIDGEGVQRGPEVRTTGLSACRNAEITLERISVPEGFILDREGILEETYTFLNAYLGAVSLGAAMDFFEILNDWSENRVIKGGTPMKNDQLCASVLADVAMEILLGRILLSELTGIMAAPEQWEGDRLEKLFTYGQIIGSRVQSAALRAMNRGMELMGSAGYAREWHAEKHWRDIKTIQSIVAGVGADVPVKMQAARFFYGSRGV; via the coding sequence ATGGGGACGGACCTTGACAGGCTTTTTTTTCGAGAGGATGCCGCCGATGATGCCGCGAAAGGCGTCCTGAACGTGGTGCGGCAGTGGGCCGAGAGGGAGGTCATATCCCGCCGGCAGGAATACCGGGAGCATTACGAAACACTGTTCCGGGAGAAACGAAAGAATCTCGAGCTTGACATCGGCCTCCAGCGGCTGACGCTTCCCGAGAACCGTGGTGGGTTCGGCTGGGACGGTACCACGGACTGTCCCCGAGTGACATCGGTCCTGCTCGAGACGGGGAAGGCCGATGCTGCAGAGGGATTCATGCTGGCCGTGACCTATGTGTTCCTTGCACTTCTGACCCGTGTGCCTGCTCAGAGCGAGAGGGCGCTCTCCTCTTTTGCCCCCCGTTACGGTGGGGAGGGCCTTCAAACCACGGCCCTGGTGCTTCCGGCAGCCGGCTTCTCCGACGTGGAAACGCCGCTGTTCGGCGGCCGGGCCATGACCGCAGTTCTTGAAACTGCCGGGAATGCGACCTCTCTTACCGGGCGGAACCTGAGACCCTGTGCCTGCGGTGCGATAGCGGATTCCTTCGGTATCGCGGCCGCCGATAAAGAGGGACGGGCGGTCTGGGCGGTCATCATCGATGGTGAGGGGGTCCAACGGGGACCGGAGGTGAGGACTACCGGCCTGAGCGCCTGCCGGAACGCCGAGATAACTCTGGAACGAATATCGGTACCTGAGGGATTCATCCTGGATCGGGAAGGAATACTTGAGGAAACGTACACGTTTCTGAATGCGTACCTTGGAGCGGTCAGCCTGGGCGCTGCCATGGATTTTTTTGAGATCCTGAACGACTGGTCAGAAAACAGGGTCATCAAAGGGGGGACCCCCATGAAGAATGATCAGCTCTGCGCCTCTGTTCTTGCCGATGTGGCGATGGAGATACTCCTTGGCCGGATACTCCTCTCGGAGCTGACGGGCATCATGGCTGCGCCGGAGCAGTGGGAGGGGGACCGTCTCGAAAAATTGTTCACCTATGGTCAGATAATCGGATCCCGGGTACAGTCAGCCGCCCTGAGGGCGATGAACCGCGGCATGGAACTCATGGGGTCGGCGGGGTACGCGAGGGAATGGCACGCGGAAAAACACTGGCGCGATATCAAGACCATACAGTCGATCGTTGCCGGCGTCGGCGCAGACGTTCCCGTAAAGATGCAGGCGGCCAGGTTCTTTTACGGAAGCCGGGGGGTGTGA
- a CDS encoding TetR/AcrR family transcriptional regulator, producing the protein MTKSAEEKRQETREKIVGAACELFSQHGYHDTQVMDIVRAVGMSAGTFYNYFVDKRDLFEQITIEGLKNLRIHIKMLRKPVDIWDREERITIIRETLTAIFDYVDANPQQLLMLLRGSFGVDKELNINVWNYFSGFAEDVAEDIQDWINEGVIEGISPILFGHAALGMCLQLIHGYLVENRMERDEIIENLIRLILAMFETYLTEKGRAFTE; encoded by the coding sequence ATGACAAAGAGCGCTGAGGAAAAAAGACAGGAGACAAGAGAAAAGATCGTCGGTGCGGCCTGCGAGCTGTTCAGCCAGCACGGATATCACGACACCCAGGTCATGGACATTGTGAGGGCCGTCGGCATGTCGGCGGGGACGTTCTATAACTACTTCGTGGACAAGCGAGACCTCTTTGAGCAGATAACCATCGAAGGATTGAAGAACCTCAGGATCCACATCAAGATGCTGAGAAAACCCGTTGATATATGGGACAGGGAGGAGCGGATCACCATCATCAGGGAAACGCTGACGGCGATCTTCGATTACGTGGACGCCAACCCCCAGCAGCTCCTGATGCTTCTCCGGGGAAGCTTCGGTGTCGACAAGGAATTGAACATCAATGTATGGAATTACTTTTCCGGGTTTGCGGAGGATGTGGCCGAAGATATTCAGGACTGGATCAATGAGGGGGTCATTGAGGGCATCAGCCCGATCCTGTTCGGTCATGCCGCTCTCGGGATGTGCCTCCAACTCATTCACGGCTACCTGGTGGAAAACCGCATGGAGCGGGATGAGATCATCGAAAACCTGATACGGCTGATCCTCGCCATGTTCGAGACCTACCTCACGGAAAAGGGACGGGCGTTTACGGAATAA
- the ftsZ gene encoding cell division protein FtsZ has product MFELVEGGRENNAKIKVLGIGGGGGNAVNMMISYSLAGVDFIAANTDAQSLQVSKAPIKVQLGAEVTKGLGAGSDPVIGREAAVESTEEIRRVLNGADMVFITAGLGGGTGTGGAPVVAEIARELGALTVAVVTKPFQFEGKRREQQAEEGLLVLKQVVDTLIVIPNQRLLSVSGREMSLLDAFKKADDILYHGVQGISDLIMVPGLINLDFADVKNIMSGMGLALMGTGIASGENRAVEAAQMAISSPLLEDNSIQGARGVLLSVTGGPGMTLYEVNEASSLVQSEAHEDANIIFGTVIDESMGDSLRITVIATGFGMHEQKRKEDIPIASPAGMTRREDLSTPTFIRNRKDRGSDKQVVVKMGMINDDEMSDYETPAFLRKQAD; this is encoded by the coding sequence ATGTTTGAATTAGTGGAAGGCGGCAGGGAGAACAACGCCAAGATCAAGGTTCTCGGTATCGGGGGAGGCGGCGGCAATGCCGTCAACATGATGATCTCCTATAGCCTTGCCGGTGTCGATTTCATTGCTGCCAATACAGACGCACAGTCACTGCAGGTGTCCAAGGCGCCGATCAAGGTCCAGCTCGGCGCTGAGGTCACCAAGGGACTGGGGGCCGGGTCGGATCCCGTCATTGGACGGGAAGCGGCGGTGGAATCGACGGAAGAGATCAGAAGGGTCCTCAACGGGGCCGACATGGTCTTTATCACCGCCGGCCTTGGAGGAGGAACGGGAACGGGCGGCGCGCCGGTTGTCGCGGAGATAGCGCGGGAACTGGGTGCGCTCACCGTCGCCGTGGTGACAAAACCTTTTCAATTTGAGGGAAAGCGCAGGGAACAGCAGGCGGAAGAAGGACTTCTTGTCCTGAAACAGGTGGTCGATACGCTCATCGTCATTCCCAATCAGCGCCTTCTCAGCGTCAGCGGACGAGAGATGTCACTTCTCGATGCCTTCAAAAAGGCTGACGACATCCTCTATCACGGAGTACAGGGGATCTCCGATCTCATTATGGTCCCGGGGCTCATAAATCTCGATTTCGCCGACGTGAAGAACATCATGTCCGGTATGGGGCTCGCCCTCATGGGAACGGGTATCGCCAGCGGCGAAAACCGGGCGGTGGAAGCGGCCCAGATGGCCATATCATCTCCGCTGCTCGAGGATAATTCCATTCAGGGCGCGCGGGGCGTTCTTCTCAGCGTGACCGGAGGTCCCGGCATGACCCTTTACGAGGTGAACGAAGCATCATCGCTGGTCCAGTCGGAAGCGCATGAGGACGCCAACATCATTTTCGGGACCGTTATCGATGAATCGATGGGGGATTCACTGCGCATCACCGTGATCGCAACCGGTTTCGGCATGCACGAACAGAAGCGGAAGGAAGATATCCCCATCGCGTCACCCGCCGGTATGACGAGGAGGGAAGACCTGTCGACACCCACCTTCATCCGGAACAGGAAGGACCGGGGCAGCGATAAGCAGGTCGTCGTGAAAATGGGAATGATCAACGATGACGAAATGTCGGATTATGAAACACCGGCCTTTCTGAGAAAACAGGCCGACTGA
- the ftsA gene encoding cell division protein FtsA encodes MARRENIVVGLDMGTTKTCAIVGEITDSGIDIVGIGTHPSKGLRKGVVVNIDSTVDSIKRAVEEAELMSGYEIKSVYTGIAGGHIRGLNSLGIVAVKGGEVEPADVRRATDAATAIAIPQDKQIIHVLPQYYIVDDQDGIREPIGMSGVRLEAKVHVVIASITSLQNIIKSVNRVGIDVNDIILEPIASARAVLSQDEMELGVALIDIGGGTTDIAVYAEGSIQHTAVLSLGGNYITNDIAVGLRTPAVEAEKIKIQYGCAFIPMIPQEEMIEVPSVGGRGPRRVSRQVLGEIIEPRLEEILGLAQREIVKSGYDDLLGAGVVMTGGTANLQGATELAEQIFNTPVRKGCPTGVGGITDIVENPLYATAVGLVIHGTESRHGAAVITSGRKKVFNNVMQRAKRWFDDFF; translated from the coding sequence ATGGCACGAAGGGAAAACATAGTCGTCGGCCTGGACATGGGAACGACGAAGACCTGTGCGATCGTGGGAGAGATCACCGATTCGGGTATCGATATCGTGGGAATCGGGACCCATCCTTCCAAGGGTTTGCGCAAGGGGGTCGTGGTCAATATCGACAGTACCGTGGATTCGATCAAGCGTGCCGTGGAAGAAGCAGAACTCATGTCGGGCTATGAAATAAAATCGGTCTATACCGGTATAGCCGGCGGCCATATTCGCGGGCTGAACAGCCTCGGTATCGTTGCGGTCAAGGGAGGAGAGGTGGAGCCGGCCGACGTGAGGAGGGCCACCGACGCGGCGACGGCGATCGCGATACCCCAGGATAAACAGATCATTCACGTCCTTCCGCAGTACTACATTGTCGATGATCAGGACGGGATCAGGGAACCGATCGGCATGTCGGGAGTGCGCCTGGAGGCGAAGGTTCATGTGGTGATCGCCTCTATTACCTCTCTCCAGAACATCATCAAGTCAGTCAACCGCGTCGGCATTGATGTGAATGACATCATTCTGGAACCCATCGCCTCGGCCAGGGCGGTTTTGAGCCAGGACGAGATGGAGCTGGGGGTGGCGTTGATCGATATCGGCGGCGGAACGACGGATATCGCCGTCTACGCCGAAGGAAGCATCCAGCACACGGCGGTTCTTTCCCTGGGCGGAAACTATATCACGAACGACATTGCCGTGGGACTCAGGACACCCGCCGTCGAAGCGGAAAAGATAAAGATACAGTACGGATGTGCCTTCATACCGATGATTCCACAGGAAGAGATGATCGAAGTGCCCAGTGTCGGGGGCAGGGGACCGCGAAGAGTATCGCGACAGGTGCTCGGCGAGATCATAGAGCCGCGCCTGGAAGAAATCCTTGGACTGGCGCAGCGGGAGATCGTCAAATCGGGATATGACGATCTTCTCGGTGCCGGTGTGGTAATGACCGGAGGAACAGCAAACCTGCAGGGAGCCACCGAACTGGCGGAACAGATATTCAACACCCCGGTCCGCAAGGGGTGTCCCACCGGTGTGGGAGGAATAACAGATATTGTCGAAAATCCGCTCTATGCGACGGCTGTCGGCCTGGTCATCCACGGTACTGAAAGCCGGCACGGGGCGGCGGTCATCACCAGCGGCAGGAAAAAGGTGTTCAACAATGTCATGCAAAGGGCAAAAAGGTGGTTTGACGACTTTTTTTAG
- the murB gene encoding UDP-N-acetylmuramate dehydrogenase, translated as MIEASVKQTIEEILPGRVLFNEPMERHTSMGVGGKTDALAFPADREELGKMLRFLGSRGVSFLPVGNCTNLIVREGGYQGVLISLRKFDGLRLQGAGNDHQYLHAESGVPLLRLVSFCLDHSLEGMEFCAGIPGSAGGAVRMNAGAWGTEMKDVVHSVFLLDGDGTEHEVARRDLDFQYRNLDIPDGMIVTAAVFILRRGRRDEIASRISEILMQRKSKHPVQYESAGSIFKNQAGRPAGKLIEEAGLKGRRVGNAMVSEKHANFIVNIGGARAKDVTSLIELVRDEVFRKTQVLLEPEVRVVGDEG; from the coding sequence GTGATCGAAGCTTCGGTAAAACAGACGATCGAAGAGATCCTTCCCGGCCGGGTGCTGTTCAATGAGCCCATGGAGCGTCACACGTCCATGGGGGTGGGGGGAAAAACCGATGCCCTCGCCTTTCCCGCTGACAGGGAGGAGTTGGGAAAAATGCTCCGGTTCCTTGGATCGCGGGGGGTTTCTTTTCTGCCCGTGGGCAATTGCACGAATCTCATCGTCCGCGAGGGGGGGTACCAGGGTGTCCTGATATCGCTGCGGAAATTCGACGGTCTTCGCCTGCAGGGTGCCGGAAACGACCACCAGTACCTCCATGCAGAGTCGGGAGTTCCCCTTTTGCGGCTTGTTTCGTTCTGCCTGGATCATTCCCTTGAGGGAATGGAGTTCTGCGCCGGCATACCGGGCAGCGCGGGAGGGGCCGTCAGAATGAACGCCGGGGCCTGGGGAACGGAAATGAAAGACGTCGTTCATTCCGTGTTCCTTCTTGACGGTGACGGTACGGAACACGAAGTGGCCCGCCGGGACCTGGACTTTCAGTACCGGAACCTCGATATCCCGGACGGTATGATCGTGACGGCAGCGGTATTTATTCTGCGGCGGGGACGGAGAGACGAGATCGCCTCCAGGATCTCGGAAATCCTCATGCAGCGAAAATCGAAACACCCGGTCCAGTATGAAAGCGCGGGATCGATATTCAAGAATCAGGCGGGAAGGCCCGCCGGCAAACTGATTGAGGAAGCGGGATTGAAAGGACGGCGTGTGGGAAACGCCATGGTATCGGAAAAGCACGCGAACTTCATCGTGAACATCGGTGGGGCGAGAGCAAAGGATGTAACATCCCTCATCGAACTGGTGCGTGACGAGGTCTTTCGGAAAACACAGGTGTTGCTTGAACCGGAAGTCAGGGTGGTGGGTGATGAAGGTTGA
- a CDS encoding FtsQ-type POTRA domain-containing protein, with the protein MKVERSLRASVKTKKYRVQRQKEKITGEVMKTVTLIGISAVIALLLVYFYNFAMCATLFRLHDAEVRGCRHVSEQEVIERAGIVPSMNILRINPSKMERQVKANPWVKDVSVGREFPDRLIIEIVEREPAALIRKEGSLFILDREGEVFKGLKSDDSVNLPVLTGILERGVADKALVRKCYSLMRCLSARESFPQIEHVSEIQVDERFGFTLYTDNGLVLQLGFDGYEDTFFRLRKVLADLAVRGDSGSSYARIDLTNPARVTVAQGHARVHPDPKGVRERDI; encoded by the coding sequence ATGAAGGTTGAGCGGTCGCTGAGAGCATCGGTGAAGACGAAAAAATACCGGGTGCAACGGCAGAAGGAGAAGATCACCGGGGAAGTGATGAAGACGGTGACCCTCATCGGCATTTCCGCCGTCATCGCGCTCCTCCTGGTATATTTCTATAATTTCGCCATGTGCGCCACGCTGTTCCGTCTGCATGACGCCGAAGTAAGGGGCTGCCGTCACGTCAGTGAGCAGGAAGTTATCGAACGGGCAGGCATCGTTCCTTCCATGAATATACTGCGGATCAATCCTTCAAAGATGGAGCGGCAGGTAAAGGCGAACCCCTGGGTGAAGGACGTGTCGGTGGGGAGAGAATTTCCCGACAGGCTGATCATTGAGATCGTCGAGCGGGAACCGGCGGCTCTGATCCGCAAAGAAGGGAGCCTCTTTATCCTGGACCGGGAGGGCGAAGTGTTCAAGGGACTGAAAAGCGATGACTCTGTTAATCTGCCGGTGCTTACCGGTATTCTTGAAAGGGGAGTGGCCGACAAGGCCCTGGTTCGGAAATGTTACAGCCTGATGCGGTGTCTCAGCGCCCGCGAGTCGTTTCCACAGATCGAGCATGTATCTGAAATTCAGGTGGATGAGCGGTTCGGTTTTACCCTGTACACAGACAACGGGTTGGTCCTCCAGCTCGGATTTGATGGATATGAAGATACGTTCTTCCGGCTCAGGAAAGTGCTTGCCGATCTTGCCGTCCGGGGTGACTCGGGGTCATCATACGCACGGATCGACCTGACGAATCCTGCACGGGTTACCGTTGCTCAGGGGCACGCACGGGTTCATCCGGATCCCAAGGGGGTACGGGAGAGGGATATTTAG
- a CDS encoding UDP-N-acetylmuramate--L-alanine ligase, which produces MRRKVRNIFFVGVGGIGMSGIAEVLLNLGYHISGSDIARSDTTERLEALGVRVFYGHSAENLEAADVVVVSSAIDGGNPEVVEAGKRSIPVIPRAEMLSELLKMKFSIAVSGCHGKTTTTSMIATILASGGLDPTMVIGGKLASIGGNARLGDGDIIVAEADESDGSFLKLSPSVAVITNIDREHVDHYPTMGDIKTAFAAFANTVPFYGSTILCADDPNVTDILHQIKRRIISYGCSDACDFQATDISFDGFASSYTLYCRGERAGDMALRVPGMFNVYNSLAAIAVARELDMDYRAIEKGLAAFSGVQRRLEVRGKKEGVMVVDDYGHHPTEIRATLAAAREAWRSRIIVVFQPHRYTRTQALFDDFAGAFSDADMVVLTDIYAASEKAIEGVNSRNLSDRMREAGMTDVRYISDFDDIVAYLRTVAQSGDVIMTLGAGNIWAVGKKFLEPGEMS; this is translated from the coding sequence ATGAGGAGGAAGGTCCGAAACATCTTTTTCGTCGGCGTCGGCGGGATCGGCATGAGCGGTATCGCGGAGGTCCTTTTGAATCTCGGCTATCACATCAGCGGTTCCGACATCGCCCGGTCGGATACGACCGAGCGGCTGGAAGCACTTGGTGTTCGTGTGTTCTACGGGCACAGCGCGGAAAACCTGGAAGCGGCCGATGTGGTGGTCGTGTCCTCCGCCATAGACGGCGGAAACCCGGAAGTGGTCGAAGCCGGGAAAAGGAGCATTCCCGTTATTCCCCGGGCCGAAATGCTCTCGGAGCTTCTGAAGATGAAATTTTCAATCGCCGTTTCAGGATGCCACGGGAAAACCACCACCACATCGATGATCGCCACCATACTCGCATCAGGGGGGCTGGACCCGACGATGGTCATCGGAGGTAAACTGGCAAGTATCGGCGGAAACGCCCGGCTCGGTGACGGTGACATCATTGTCGCGGAAGCCGATGAAAGCGACGGTTCCTTTCTGAAATTATCCCCCTCCGTGGCGGTCATCACCAATATCGACAGGGAACACGTCGATCACTATCCAACGATGGGCGACATCAAGACGGCTTTCGCCGCCTTTGCCAATACTGTTCCTTTTTACGGTTCAACGATCCTCTGCGCCGATGATCCCAATGTCACGGATATCCTTCACCAGATCAAACGAAGAATCATTTCATACGGCTGTTCCGATGCATGCGATTTTCAGGCGACCGACATCAGCTTCGACGGGTTTGCCTCTTCCTATACCCTGTATTGCAGGGGGGAACGGGCTGGCGACATGGCGTTGCGGGTTCCTGGAATGTTCAATGTTTACAATTCACTGGCTGCGATCGCCGTGGCACGGGAACTCGATATGGATTATCGTGCCATCGAGAAAGGCCTGGCGGCGTTCAGCGGTGTTCAACGTCGCCTCGAAGTGCGGGGGAAAAAAGAGGGCGTCATGGTGGTCGACGATTACGGGCATCACCCCACGGAGATCAGGGCGACCCTCGCCGCGGCCCGCGAAGCATGGCGAAGCCGTATTATCGTCGTTTTTCAGCCGCACCGCTATACAAGGACCCAGGCCCTGTTCGATGACTTCGCCGGTGCTTTTTCAGATGCCGATATGGTGGTCCTGACGGACATCTACGCTGCCAGTGAGAAAGCGATCGAGGGGGTCAATTCCCGGAACCTCAGTGACCGGATGAGGGAGGCCGGGATGACCGACGTAAGATATATTTCCGACTTTGATGACATCGTTGCCTATCTGCGGACCGTGGCACAAAGCGGTGACGTCATCATGACCCTCGGTGCGGGAAATATCTGGGCCGTGGGCAAGAAGTTTCTTGAGCCAGGAGAAATGTCGTGA
- the murG gene encoding undecaprenyldiphospho-muramoylpentapeptide beta-N-acetylglucosaminyltransferase yields MKGNARVVGVVIAGGGTGGHVFPGLAIAEEFRRRNENNRILFVGTRRGFERTAVPDAGFGIAYIDVEAIKGKGIMRALSSAAKIPRSMVQSRAILGSFRPDMVIGVGGYASGPAVLTALLMGMRTAIAEQNAQPGLTNKILGKMTDLRFLSFSETKRFFPGKESLVTGNPVRSGFLSLTGGKRGERRPFNLLIFGGSQGASSINRAVTEFLEQAGPLLDELHIVHQTGKADFEGLQEVYRERSINAEVLPFITDMAGAYQRADLLICRAGATSLAEITASGKAAILVPYPFAAGDHQTRNAEILAAAGAARMVTERELSGSRLMREVETLMRNSKELETMEEQAASLGNRNAAVDIVDASMTLMGQGRV; encoded by the coding sequence ATGAAGGGGAATGCCCGTGTCGTGGGCGTCGTGATCGCCGGTGGAGGGACCGGCGGGCACGTGTTCCCGGGGCTGGCGATCGCCGAGGAATTCAGGAGAAGGAACGAGAACAACCGGATACTCTTTGTGGGAACACGCAGGGGATTTGAAAGAACGGCCGTCCCCGATGCGGGGTTCGGCATCGCATATATCGACGTAGAGGCGATAAAGGGGAAAGGGATCATGCGGGCCCTCAGCAGTGCAGCAAAGATTCCAAGAAGCATGGTGCAGTCACGGGCGATCCTCGGCTCGTTCCGGCCTGATATGGTCATTGGTGTCGGCGGTTACGCGTCCGGGCCGGCGGTACTGACGGCCCTTCTCATGGGTATGAGGACGGCAATAGCCGAACAGAACGCTCAGCCGGGGCTCACCAACAAAATACTGGGAAAGATGACCGATCTGCGGTTCCTCTCGTTTTCAGAAACGAAGCGATTCTTTCCCGGGAAAGAATCGCTTGTTACGGGAAACCCCGTCCGGTCGGGATTTCTCTCTTTGACAGGCGGAAAACGCGGGGAGCGGCGCCCCTTCAATCTTCTCATTTTCGGCGGCAGTCAGGGTGCGTCGAGCATAAACCGCGCGGTCACGGAGTTTCTTGAGCAGGCAGGCCCGCTGCTTGATGAACTGCATATCGTTCATCAAACGGGGAAAGCGGATTTCGAAGGACTTCAGGAGGTCTATCGCGAACGCTCAATCAATGCCGAAGTGCTGCCCTTTATCACCGATATGGCCGGTGCCTATCAACGGGCGGACCTCCTCATCTGCCGCGCGGGCGCGACCTCTCTGGCGGAAATAACGGCGAGCGGAAAGGCGGCGATCCTCGTCCCTTATCCCTTCGCGGCGGGGGACCACCAGACCCGGAACGCCGAGATACTCGCGGCGGCGGGGGCCGCCCGCATGGTCACGGAAAGAGAATTGAGCGGCAGTCGGCTCATGAGAGAAGTGGAAACGCTTATGCGCAACAGCAAAGAACTTGAAACGATGGAAGAACAAGCGGCATCGCTGGGAAACCGCAATGCCGCCGTCGATATCGTCGATGCGTCGATGACGCTGATGGGTCAGGGAAGGGTATGA
- a CDS encoding acyl-CoA/acyl-ACP dehydrogenase, with product MKHFEEFSKPEEYISPMDRHLRRVLRNWVEKEVMPHRREYDEDWKEHALIEPVFDSLMGRLGFQKAMFPPEFGGWGLGRSDYLFRAAYAISEEIGRADTGIAVAFGVTFWPFFTILIDPYENSRLAAEFAPLFCNTDKAVFAANAMTEPQGGADIENLGLIRGKTIRTTARRDGDEWVINGHKLWPTNTGGVSILFGVPCTTRPGSDDPRDFAFIFVPADTPGVTQGGPYEKAGMAADKNGDIWFEDVRVPAWYRAHGPGTDAEAFYQLISLGQVASVAFLTGAMMNLYERLSGFVSERTYNNQPLKEHEAVAAVIGRIAGDIDICRILGYEAAMMGDRRNKPYGDPIISERTVGRIRNIKDFVSDRAVENFGIAMDVLGAYGPDRDWDIEKHWRDIKIIQLWMGGKQLCQMEAARYFFNCATL from the coding sequence ATGAAGCACTTCGAAGAGTTTTCAAAACCGGAAGAGTACATATCGCCCATGGACCGGCACCTCAGACGGGTGCTGAGGAACTGGGTTGAAAAGGAGGTAATGCCCCACCGGCGCGAGTATGATGAAGACTGGAAAGAGCATGCGCTGATCGAGCCGGTCTTTGATTCGCTCATGGGAAGGCTTGGCTTTCAAAAGGCCATGTTTCCTCCGGAATTCGGCGGCTGGGGACTGGGAAGGTCGGATTATCTCTTCAGGGCCGCCTACGCCATCAGTGAGGAGATCGGACGTGCCGACACGGGAATAGCTGTGGCCTTCGGCGTCACCTTCTGGCCTTTCTTTACGATCCTGATTGATCCTTATGAGAACAGCCGTCTTGCCGCAGAGTTCGCTCCACTGTTCTGCAATACGGATAAGGCCGTTTTCGCGGCCAATGCGATGACCGAACCCCAGGGTGGGGCTGACATAGAGAACCTGGGGCTGATACGGGGAAAAACCATCAGGACAACGGCACGACGTGACGGAGATGAATGGGTCATCAACGGCCATAAGCTGTGGCCTACCAATACGGGAGGTGTCTCGATTCTTTTCGGCGTTCCCTGTACCACCCGGCCCGGTTCCGATGATCCACGGGATTTTGCCTTCATTTTCGTTCCCGCCGACACCCCGGGGGTCACCCAGGGGGGGCCTTATGAAAAGGCGGGCATGGCGGCGGACAAGAACGGCGATATCTGGTTTGAAGATGTGAGGGTCCCTGCCTGGTACCGGGCGCACGGGCCGGGAACGGACGCCGAGGCGTTTTATCAGCTTATCTCCCTGGGACAGGTCGCGAGTGTCGCCTTTCTGACGGGTGCCATGATGAACCTCTATGAACGTCTCTCCGGGTTCGTTTCGGAGCGTACCTATAACAATCAACCCCTGAAGGAGCATGAAGCCGTGGCCGCCGTCATCGGTCGCATTGCCGGCGATATCGATATCTGCCGGATCCTGGGATATGAGGCAGCCATGATGGGAGACAGGCGGAACAAGCCGTACGGTGATCCCATCATATCGGAGCGGACCGTCGGTCGGATCAGGAACATCAAGGATTTCGTTTCCGACAGGGCGGTCGAGAATTTCGGTATTGCCATGGACGTCCTCGGTGCGTACGGTCCCGACAGGGACTGGGACATAGAAAAGCACTGGCGGGACATCAAGATCATACAACTCTGGATGGGCGGGAAACAGCTCTGCCAGATGGAAGCGGCGCGGTACTTCTTCAACTGTGCCACCCTGTAA